The following proteins are encoded in a genomic region of uncultured Vibrio sp.:
- the rplK gene encoding 50S ribosomal protein L11 gives MAKKVEAYIKLQVAAGMANPSPPVGPALGQHGVNIMEFCKAFNAKTESIEKGLPTPVVITVYNDRSFTFVTKTPPAAVLLKKAAGVKSGSGRPNTEKVGTVTDAQIQEIAETKAADMTGADIEAMKRSIAGTARSMGLVVEG, from the coding sequence ATGGCTAAGAAAGTTGAAGCTTACATCAAGCTACAAGTTGCTGCTGGTATGGCTAACCCTAGTCCACCAGTAGGTCCTGCACTAGGTCAACACGGTGTTAACATCATGGAATTCTGTAAAGCGTTCAACGCGAAAACAGAATCTATCGAGAAAGGTCTACCGACTCCAGTAGTTATCACTGTTTACAACGACCGTTCTTTCACGTTCGTAACTAAGACTCCACCTGCTGCTGTTCTTCTTAAGAAAGCTGCTGGCGTTAAGTCTGGTTCAGGTCGTCCAAACACTGAAAAAGTGGGTACTGTAACTGACGCTCAAATCCAAGAAATCGCAGAAACTAAAGCTGCTGATATGACTGGTGCTGACATCGAAGCGATGAAACGCTCAATCGCTGGTACTGCTCGTTCAATGGGCCTAGTGGTAGAGGGTTAA
- the pssA gene encoding CDP-diacylglycerol--serine O-phosphatidyltransferase — MTVSRNPFEQLPSLAVNPEDFDVLYSAQEFRSRLLDAISKATSRIYLVALYLEDDEAGREILTALYEAKQRNPGLDISICVDWHRAQRGLIGAETSEGNSALYKAFAQKYQHRIPVYGIPVRGREVFGVLHLKGFIVDDTVIYSGASLNNVYLNYHGRYRFDRYHVIRNESLADSMVHFIQNEMIAHPAVNDLTNQYKPETKEIKSSIRQLRASLSQASYQFESQTETEEDVKITPLVGLGKRRNILNQQIVKLLAAAQNEIFICTPYFNFPKAIHREVKRAMKRGVKVTIVVGDKIANDFYISPEEDFKTIGGLPYLYEVNLRRFAKANEANIAARKLSIHLWKHDNNSFHLKGIWVDKRFMLLTGNNLNPRAWSLDLENGLLIQDNYAKLTDKFDEEVSRILEHTHLICTYRQLEKVEDYPFGVQKLVRKITRLKADGVLKRIL, encoded by the coding sequence ATGACAGTAAGTAGGAATCCATTCGAACAGTTGCCAAGCCTCGCAGTAAATCCTGAGGACTTTGACGTTCTGTATTCTGCACAAGAATTCAGATCTCGCCTTCTGGATGCGATCAGCAAAGCAACGTCACGAATTTACCTAGTCGCTCTATATCTGGAAGATGACGAGGCTGGACGAGAAATACTCACAGCACTTTACGAAGCAAAGCAGCGTAACCCAGGGCTGGACATCAGTATCTGTGTAGACTGGCATCGAGCCCAACGCGGCTTAATTGGTGCAGAAACTTCTGAAGGTAACTCGGCTCTGTATAAGGCATTCGCTCAAAAGTACCAACACAGAATCCCGGTATATGGCATTCCCGTTCGTGGTAGAGAAGTCTTTGGTGTTCTACACTTGAAAGGCTTCATTGTTGATGACACCGTTATTTACAGCGGCGCAAGCTTGAATAATGTCTATCTGAACTATCACGGTCGTTATCGCTTTGATCGTTACCATGTCATTCGCAATGAGTCTCTTGCAGACTCGATGGTTCACTTTATTCAGAATGAGATGATCGCGCACCCAGCAGTTAATGACCTCACTAACCAGTACAAGCCAGAAACAAAAGAAATCAAATCTTCTATTCGCCAATTACGTGCTTCATTGTCTCAAGCAAGTTACCAGTTTGAAAGTCAGACAGAAACGGAAGAAGACGTAAAAATCACACCTCTGGTTGGCTTGGGCAAACGCCGTAATATATTGAATCAACAGATAGTAAAATTACTCGCGGCGGCTCAAAATGAAATTTTCATCTGTACACCGTACTTTAACTTTCCTAAAGCGATTCATCGTGAAGTGAAGCGTGCCATGAAACGTGGTGTGAAAGTCACTATCGTGGTCGGCGATAAGATAGCGAATGATTTCTATATTTCTCCTGAAGAAGATTTTAAAACCATTGGCGGTCTGCCTTATCTTTATGAAGTGAACCTTCGCCGCTTCGCTAAAGCAAATGAAGCTAACATAGCAGCGCGAAAGCTATCAATTCATTTATGGAAGCACGACAATAACAGCTTTCACCTCAAAGGTATTTGGGTCGATAAACGATTCATGCTGCTAACAGGTAATAACTTGAACCCAAGAGCTTGGTCACTTGATCTTGAGAATGGTTTATTGATTCAGGATAACTACGCCAAACTGACCGACAAGTTCGACGAAGAAGTTTCGCGAATCTTAGAGCACACTCACTTAATCTGCACTTATAGACAGCTAGAAAAAGTTGAAGATTATCCATTCGGTGTACAAAAGCTAGTAAGGAAAATTACTCGCCTAAAAGCCGATGGGGTATTAAAGCGCATTCTGTAA
- the rplJ gene encoding 50S ribosomal protein L10 → MALNLQDKKAIVAEVNEAASGALSAVVADSRGVEVGAMTSLRKQAREAGVYMKVVRNTLARRAVQGTDYECLVETFTGPTLIAFSNEHPGAAARLFKDFAKENKDFEIKAAAFEGALTDAEVLATLPTYDEAIARLMMCMKEASAGKLVRTFAAIRDQKEEAAA, encoded by the coding sequence ATGGCTTTAAACCTTCAAGACAAAAAAGCAATTGTTGCTGAAGTCAACGAAGCTGCCAGTGGTGCACTTTCTGCAGTTGTAGCTGATTCTCGTGGCGTTGAAGTGGGCGCAATGACTTCTCTACGTAAACAAGCTCGTGAAGCTGGTGTTTACATGAAAGTCGTGCGTAACACTCTAGCACGTCGTGCGGTTCAGGGTACAGACTACGAGTGTCTAGTTGAGACATTCACTGGTCCTACTCTAATCGCGTTCTCAAATGAGCACCCAGGTGCTGCAGCGCGTCTTTTCAAAGACTTCGCTAAAGAGAACAAAGACTTCGAGATCAAAGCTGCTGCATTTGAAGGCGCGCTAACTGACGCTGAAGTACTAGCGACACTACCAACTTACGACGAAGCAATCGCACGCCTAATGATGTGCATGAAAGAAGCTTCTGCTGGCAAGCTGGTACGTACCTTCGCTGCTATCCGCGATCAAAAAGAAGAAGCAGCGGCATAA
- the murB gene encoding UDP-N-acetylmuramate dehydrogenase, whose product MQIKTNASLKAYHTFGIEQTCSYLAIVESVDDVIQLFKDPTFKSLPKLFLGKGSNVLFTEHYDGLVIVNRLSGKVVKETDSHYLLHIEGGEDWPELVAWCVEQGFGGIENLALIPGCAGSAPIQNIGAYGLELKDVCDYVDILDLTTFQTRRMSADECEFGYRDSIFKHALYGECFISAVGLKLNKEWQPINQYGPLQSIPAEKLSPESIFERVCQVRQEKLPDPAKVGNAGSFFKNPVISQDHYDRLVEAHHDLVAYPAENGMKVAAGWLIDQCALKGISVNGAQVNPLQALVLTNVDNCSAQDVLNLASFVKQTVWNKFQIELEHEVRFINRCGETNLAEIEAAQ is encoded by the coding sequence ATGCAAATTAAAACAAACGCGAGCCTTAAGGCGTATCACACTTTTGGTATTGAACAAACCTGTTCTTATTTAGCCATCGTTGAGTCGGTTGACGATGTTATTCAGCTGTTTAAGGATCCTACTTTCAAAAGCTTACCGAAGCTCTTCCTCGGAAAAGGAAGTAATGTTCTTTTTACCGAGCATTATGACGGTCTGGTTATCGTTAATAGACTGTCGGGTAAAGTGGTAAAAGAGACTGACAGCCATTACTTGCTACATATCGAAGGTGGTGAAGACTGGCCTGAACTTGTTGCCTGGTGTGTCGAACAAGGATTTGGCGGGATAGAAAACTTAGCGCTAATTCCTGGTTGTGCGGGCTCTGCTCCGATTCAAAATATTGGTGCTTACGGATTAGAATTGAAAGACGTTTGTGACTATGTGGATATCTTGGACCTGACGACGTTTCAGACACGACGTATGAGTGCAGATGAGTGCGAATTTGGTTATCGTGACTCAATCTTTAAACATGCTTTGTATGGTGAATGTTTTATTTCCGCTGTCGGACTTAAGCTCAACAAAGAATGGCAACCGATCAACCAATATGGCCCTTTACAGAGCATCCCTGCTGAAAAATTAAGTCCAGAATCTATATTTGAACGTGTTTGTCAGGTTCGCCAAGAGAAATTGCCTGATCCCGCGAAAGTGGGTAATGCTGGCAGCTTTTTTAAGAACCCAGTGATCTCGCAAGATCATTATGATCGACTGGTTGAGGCGCATCATGATCTGGTGGCGTACCCTGCAGAAAATGGAATGAAAGTGGCTGCGGGTTGGCTCATTGATCAATGTGCTCTTAAAGGGATCTCTGTTAATGGCGCGCAAGTTAACCCTTTGCAAGCATTAGTACTGACCAACGTGGATAACTGCAGTGCGCAAGATGTACTGAATCTTGCGTCTTTCGTTAAGCAGACGGTTTGGAATAAATTCCAGATAGAGCTCGAGCATGAAGTTCGTTTTATCAATCGTTGTGGTGAAACCAATCTTGCTGAAATCGAGGCTGCGCAATGA
- the tuf gene encoding elongation factor Tu — protein sequence MSKEKFERTKPHVNVGTIGHVDHGKTTLTAAICTTLAKVYGGVAKDFASIDNAPEERERGITIATSHVEYDTPTRHYAHVDCPGHADYVKNMITGAAQMDGGILVVAATDGPMPQTREHILLGRQVGIPYIIVFMNKCDMVDDEELLELVEMEVRELLSEYDFPGDDLPVIQGSALGALNGEEQWEAKIVELAEALDTYIPEPERAVDLPFLMPIEDVFSIQGRGTVVTGRIERGILNVGDEVAIVGIKDTITTTCTGVEMFRKLLDEGRAGENVGALLRGTKRDEVERGQVLAKPGSITPHTKFESEVYVLSKDEGGRHTPFFKGYRPQFYFRTTDVTGDITLPEGVEMVMPGDNVQMTVELIAPIAMDEGLRFAIREGGRTVGAGVVAKIFD from the coding sequence ATGTCTAAAGAAAAATTTGAACGTACGAAACCGCACGTTAACGTTGGTACTATCGGCCACGTTGACCACGGTAAAACAACTCTAACTGCAGCTATCTGTACTACTCTTGCTAAAGTTTACGGCGGTGTAGCTAAAGACTTCGCATCTATCGATAACGCTCCAGAAGAGCGTGAGCGCGGTATCACAATCGCAACTTCTCACGTTGAGTACGACACTCCAACTCGTCACTACGCACACGTTGACTGTCCAGGACACGCGGACTACGTTAAAAACATGATCACTGGTGCTGCACAGATGGACGGTGGTATCCTAGTTGTTGCTGCGACTGATGGCCCAATGCCTCAAACTCGTGAGCACATCCTACTAGGCCGTCAGGTTGGTATCCCATACATCATCGTATTCATGAACAAATGTGACATGGTTGACGATGAAGAGCTACTAGAACTAGTAGAAATGGAAGTTCGTGAACTTCTTTCTGAGTACGACTTCCCAGGTGATGACCTACCAGTTATCCAAGGTTCTGCACTAGGCGCACTAAACGGCGAAGAGCAGTGGGAAGCGAAAATCGTTGAACTAGCTGAAGCTCTAGATACTTACATCCCAGAGCCAGAGCGTGCAGTAGACCTACCGTTCCTAATGCCAATCGAAGACGTATTCTCGATCCAAGGTCGTGGTACAGTAGTAACTGGTCGTATCGAACGTGGTATCCTAAACGTAGGTGACGAAGTTGCTATCGTAGGTATCAAAGACACCATCACTACAACATGTACTGGTGTTGAAATGTTCCGTAAGCTTCTAGACGAAGGTCGTGCGGGTGAGAACGTTGGTGCACTTCTACGTGGTACTAAGCGTGACGAAGTAGAACGTGGTCAAGTACTAGCTAAGCCAGGTTCAATCACTCCACACACTAAGTTTGAATCAGAAGTATACGTACTGTCTAAAGATGAAGGTGGTCGTCACACTCCATTCTTCAAAGGCTACCGTCCACAGTTCTACTTCCGTACAACTGACGTAACTGGTGACATCACGCTACCAGAAGGCGTAGAAATGGTAATGCCAGGCGACAACGTACAAATGACTGTTGAGCTAATCGCACCAATCGCAATGGACGAAGGTCTACGTTTCGCGATCCGTGAAGGTGGCCGTACAGTAGGTGCTGGTGTTGTTGCTAAGATCTTCGACTAA
- a CDS encoding GNAT family N-acetyltransferase, with the protein MLNPIKLPLIKKLYKAYYPAGRAKRDELIITANHEGSMVALLRMKSVESFRLLTGMLVVPEYRGTGVGKALLTHCQNKVFSDGDYCFAFMHLEAYYSRYGFKTIDSSELPNSLKMAFQRYIDGGKDLIPMQFIPS; encoded by the coding sequence GTGTTAAATCCGATCAAGCTTCCTCTCATTAAGAAGTTGTATAAAGCCTATTATCCCGCAGGACGGGCGAAAAGAGATGAATTGATCATCACAGCAAATCATGAAGGATCTATGGTGGCTTTGCTGCGTATGAAAAGCGTAGAGAGCTTTCGCTTGTTAACTGGGATGCTTGTTGTTCCTGAATATAGAGGAACAGGCGTAGGAAAAGCGTTGCTGACTCACTGCCAAAACAAAGTTTTCAGCGACGGCGATTATTGCTTTGCTTTTATGCACTTAGAGGCTTATTACTCTCGATATGGTTTTAAGACTATCGATAGCTCAGAACTACCTAACTCATTGAAAATGGCCTTTCAGCGCTACATCGATGGCGGTAAAGATCTCATTCCCATGCAATTCATCCCATCCTAG
- the birA gene encoding bifunctional biotin--[acetyl-CoA-carboxylase] ligase/biotin operon repressor BirA, with protein MRKEHATKLHILKTLSDGEFHSGEALGHDLSISRAAIAKHIKGLSEWGVDIYRIQGRGYQLAHPMQLLDETRLADSSEPKLELIPVIDSTNQYLLERVNESEKGRVCVAEYQASGRGRRGRQWISPFGSNLYLSMYWRLDAGMAAAMGLSLVIGIAAVEALEEMGIQGVKLKWPNDLYYQDKKLAGILVEMSGQAGGAANLVIGMGLNIGMPDKQPDIDQPWTTLNQVCADLSIDRTQLALTLIEHWKTILVDYEMMGLAGFVDRWNRLDNFIGRPVKLLMGSREIKGIVQGIDQQGGVVLKTDNGLETYIGGEISLRKGD; from the coding sequence ATGAGAAAAGAGCATGCAACAAAACTGCATATATTAAAAACACTCAGTGATGGCGAATTCCATTCAGGTGAAGCCCTTGGTCATGACCTTAGTATCTCAAGAGCCGCTATTGCTAAGCATATTAAAGGCCTGAGTGAATGGGGTGTGGATATATACCGTATTCAAGGACGTGGTTATCAATTGGCTCATCCCATGCAGCTATTAGATGAAACGAGACTAGCGGATAGCTCAGAGCCAAAACTGGAGTTAATCCCAGTTATTGATTCAACCAACCAGTACTTGCTAGAGCGGGTGAATGAATCCGAGAAAGGTCGTGTTTGTGTCGCTGAGTATCAGGCTAGTGGTCGTGGTCGTCGCGGCCGCCAGTGGATTTCTCCATTTGGTTCCAACTTATATTTGTCTATGTACTGGCGTCTTGATGCGGGTATGGCCGCAGCAATGGGCTTGAGTCTGGTTATTGGTATCGCTGCGGTTGAAGCCTTAGAGGAGATGGGCATCCAAGGCGTTAAGCTCAAGTGGCCGAACGATCTCTATTATCAAGATAAAAAGCTCGCGGGCATTCTGGTAGAAATGTCAGGCCAAGCCGGTGGGGCTGCGAATCTCGTAATAGGAATGGGTTTAAACATTGGCATGCCAGATAAGCAGCCTGATATCGACCAGCCTTGGACGACGCTGAATCAAGTGTGTGCCGATCTCAGCATAGATAGAACGCAGCTTGCTTTGACGTTAATCGAGCATTGGAAGACGATACTCGTCGATTACGAAATGATGGGACTGGCTGGTTTTGTCGATCGCTGGAATCGTCTAGACAACTTCATTGGACGTCCGGTTAAACTTTTAATGGGATCCAGAGAAATAAAAGGTATTGTCCAAGGTATCGATCAGCAAGGCGGTGTGGTACTAAAAACAGACAATGGATTAGAAACCTACATAGGTGGTGAAATTTCTTTGAGGAAAGGGGATTGA
- the coaA gene encoding type I pantothenate kinase, with protein MSPFLSFDRANWAELRNSVPMTLSEDDLTALQGINENLTMEEAVEIYLPLSRLLNLYVQARQSRNTVLQQFLNTEEHAPPFVIGIAGSVAVGKSTTARILKALLSRWENHPKVSLVTTDGFLYPKKILEEKGIMHRKGFPESYDIKRLVEFMSDVKAGKPDLEVPVYSHITYDITDELKKVDRPDVLIIEGLNVLQSGMDYPHDPHRVFVSDFLDFSIYVDAESDTIEQWYVDRFLKFRRGAFTKPGSYFSHYTQLSVDEAKSKAKEIWNSINGLNLEHNILPTRGRAHLILHKGVNHLVDKVSLRK; from the coding sequence ATGAGTCCATTTTTGTCATTTGACCGTGCCAACTGGGCAGAATTAAGAAACTCTGTACCAATGACACTTTCTGAAGACGACTTAACTGCGCTTCAGGGCATAAATGAAAATCTAACCATGGAAGAGGCAGTAGAAATCTACCTGCCATTGTCTCGCTTATTAAATTTGTATGTACAAGCTCGCCAGAGTCGTAATACGGTGCTGCAACAGTTTTTGAATACCGAAGAGCATGCCCCTCCCTTTGTGATTGGGATCGCCGGAAGCGTCGCGGTGGGCAAAAGCACAACTGCTCGTATTCTAAAAGCGCTACTTTCCCGCTGGGAAAATCATCCTAAAGTATCTTTGGTAACGACGGATGGCTTTTTGTATCCAAAGAAAATCTTGGAAGAAAAGGGCATCATGCATCGCAAGGGTTTCCCTGAGTCCTACGACATCAAACGCTTAGTTGAGTTTATGTCTGATGTAAAAGCCGGGAAGCCGGATCTTGAAGTCCCTGTCTACTCGCATATTACCTATGACATTACCGACGAACTCAAAAAAGTCGACAGGCCTGATGTTCTTATCATTGAAGGCTTAAACGTATTACAAAGTGGTATGGATTATCCCCACGACCCTCATCGCGTGTTTGTTTCAGACTTCTTGGATTTCTCTATTTACGTCGATGCGGAATCAGACACTATTGAACAATGGTATGTGGATAGGTTTTTGAAGTTCCGTCGTGGTGCCTTTACCAAACCGGGTTCTTATTTTAGTCACTATACTCAGTTATCTGTCGATGAGGCTAAAAGCAAAGCGAAAGAAATCTGGAATAGTATCAATGGGCTCAATTTAGAACATAATATTCTTCCTACCCGAGGAAGAGCCCACTTGATCTTGCATAAAGGGGTTAACCACCTGGTTGACAAGGTGTCTCTCCGAAAGTAA
- the rplL gene encoding 50S ribosomal protein L7/L12, protein MSITNEQILDAVAEMSVMQVVELIEAMEEKFGVSAAAAVVAGGAAAGEAAAEQTEFDVILEAAGGNKVAVIKAVRGATGLGLKEAKALVDGAPAPLKEGVEKAEAEALKAQLEEAGATVAVK, encoded by the coding sequence ATGTCTATTACTAACGAGCAAATCCTAGACGCAGTTGCAGAAATGTCTGTAATGCAAGTTGTTGAACTAATCGAAGCAATGGAAGAGAAATTCGGTGTTTCTGCTGCTGCTGCTGTTGTAGCTGGCGGTGCTGCTGCAGGCGAAGCTGCTGCTGAGCAAACTGAATTCGACGTAATCCTAGAAGCTGCTGGCGGTAACAAAGTTGCTGTAATCAAAGCAGTACGTGGCGCAACTGGCCTAGGTCTTAAAGAAGCTAAAGCTCTTGTAGACGGCGCTCCAGCACCTCTTAAAGAAGGTGTTGAGAAAGCAGAAGCTGAAGCTCTTAAAGCTCAGCTAGAAGAAGCTGGTGCAACTGTTGCTGTTAAGTAA
- the rplA gene encoding 50S ribosomal protein L1 — translation MAKLTKRMRVIREKVDVTKEYEINEAVALLQELATAKFVESVDVAVNLGIDARKSDQNVRGATVLPHGTGREIRVAVFTQGANAEAAKEAGADIVGMEDLAEQVKKGEMNFDVVVASPDAMRVVGQLGTILGPRGLMPNPKVGTVTPNVAEAVKNAKAGQVRYRNDKNGIIHTTIGKANFSAEQIKENLEALLVALKKAKPSSAKGTFLKKVSISTTMGAGVAVDQASLNTVA, via the coding sequence ATGGCAAAACTAACTAAGCGCATGCGCGTAATCCGCGAAAAAGTTGACGTAACTAAAGAATACGAAATCAACGAAGCTGTTGCTCTTCTTCAAGAACTAGCGACTGCTAAATTTGTTGAGTCTGTTGACGTTGCTGTTAACCTTGGCATCGATGCTCGTAAATCTGACCAGAACGTACGTGGTGCAACTGTACTACCTCACGGTACTGGCCGCGAAATCCGCGTTGCAGTGTTCACTCAAGGTGCAAACGCTGAAGCAGCTAAAGAAGCTGGCGCAGACATCGTTGGTATGGAAGATCTTGCTGAGCAAGTGAAGAAAGGCGAAATGAACTTTGACGTAGTTGTTGCTTCTCCAGATGCAATGCGCGTTGTAGGTCAACTAGGTACTATCCTAGGTCCTCGCGGTCTAATGCCAAACCCTAAAGTTGGTACTGTAACTCCTAACGTTGCTGAAGCAGTTAAGAACGCTAAAGCTGGTCAGGTTCGTTACCGTAACGACAAAAACGGCATCATCCACACTACTATCGGTAAAGCTAACTTCTCTGCAGAGCAGATCAAAGAGAACCTAGAAGCGCTTCTAGTTGCTCTTAAGAAAGCTAAGCCATCTTCAGCGAAAGGTACTTTCCTGAAGAAAGTAAGCATCTCTACTACAATGGGTGCTGGTGTTGCTGTTGATCAGGCTAGCCTGAACACAGTTGCGTAA
- the secE gene encoding preprotein translocase subunit SecE has product MKANNAETPDSSNAADTFKWIVAFVLAAAAVVGNYLYGEMSVVIRAAGVVVLIAAALGVAATTTKGNAAISFAKESRMEVRKVVWPTRQETMQTTLIVLAVSIVMALVLWGIDGIMVRLVALATGV; this is encoded by the coding sequence ATGAAAGCAAATAATGCTGAAACTCCTGATAGCTCAAATGCAGCAGATACGTTTAAGTGGATCGTCGCTTTCGTATTGGCAGCTGCCGCTGTTGTGGGTAATTACCTGTATGGTGAAATGTCTGTAGTGATTCGCGCTGCAGGCGTTGTTGTTCTTATTGCAGCTGCTCTAGGCGTTGCAGCAACAACGACTAAAGGTAACGCAGCGATCAGTTTTGCAAAAGAATCGCGTATGGAAGTACGTAAAGTTGTTTGGCCTACTCGCCAAGAAACCATGCAAACAACACTGATCGTTTTAGCTGTAAGTATTGTAATGGCTCTAGTGCTTTGGGGTATTGACGGAATTATGGTTCGTCTAGTAGCTCTAGCAACTGGGGTATAG
- the nusG gene encoding transcription termination/antitermination protein NusG, with product MSEAPKKRWYVVQAFSGFEGRVAQSLREHIKMHGMEELFGEVLVPTEEVVEMRAGQRRKSERKFFPGYVLVQMIMNDESWHLVRSVPRVMGFIGGTSDRPAPITDKEADAILNRLEKASEAPRPRTMYEAGEVVRVNEGPFADFNGTVEEVDYEKSRLKVSVSIFGRATPVELEFGQVEKLD from the coding sequence ATGAGTGAAGCTCCAAAAAAACGCTGGTATGTGGTTCAAGCCTTCTCTGGATTTGAAGGTCGTGTAGCTCAATCTCTGCGCGAGCATATCAAAATGCACGGCATGGAAGAGCTATTCGGTGAAGTACTGGTTCCTACTGAAGAAGTAGTCGAAATGCGCGCGGGTCAGCGCCGCAAATCTGAGCGTAAGTTCTTCCCAGGTTACGTCCTTGTTCAGATGATTATGAACGATGAATCATGGCACCTTGTACGCAGTGTGCCGCGTGTCATGGGCTTCATTGGTGGTACCTCAGACCGTCCTGCACCTATCACAGATAAAGAAGCTGACGCGATTCTTAACCGTCTTGAGAAAGCAAGTGAAGCACCTCGTCCGCGTACAATGTACGAAGCGGGTGAAGTGGTACGTGTTAATGAAGGTCCATTTGCTGACTTCAATGGTACTGTTGAAGAAGTGGATTACGAGAAGAGCCGCCTGAAAGTGTCTGTATCGATCTTTGGTCGTGCAACACCAGTTGAGCTTGAATTTGGTCAGGTTGAAAAGCTGGACTAA